Proteins from a genomic interval of Gemmatimonadaceae bacterium:
- a CDS encoding metalloregulator ArsR/SmtB family transcription factor → MNTISSVPAIFDRMTALADTTRSRMLLVLERHELTVNEIRSVLQLPQSTVSRHLKVLGDEGWVVSRPEGTSRRYRMTEKLEPSVRRLWHLVREQVMATSAAGQDHRRVQSVLAQRRSRSQKFFSSAAGRWDRLRAELFGMRSDLMGLLGLIDDSWIVGDLGCGTGQTSELVAPFARRVIAVDDSVPMISAARKRLASFGNVSVRQGSLEELPIEDSSLDVALLFLVLHYIVEPELAIAEAHRVLKPGGRLIIVDIAPHDREDLVHEMGHVWRGFSEQQLSELFQTAGFPAVRYHPLPADASAKGPTLFTAVARRLQMVQPYDMDSDATGSPSPFAVSA, encoded by the coding sequence ATGAATACAATTTCGAGCGTTCCCGCGATTTTCGACCGCATGACGGCCCTCGCCGACACCACGCGGAGCCGCATGCTCCTCGTCCTCGAGCGCCACGAGCTCACCGTCAACGAGATCAGGTCCGTTCTCCAGCTCCCCCAGTCTACCGTCAGCCGCCACCTCAAGGTTCTCGGCGACGAGGGATGGGTCGTTTCCCGGCCCGAAGGCACGAGCAGGCGCTACAGAATGACAGAAAAGCTCGAGCCCTCCGTGCGGCGCCTGTGGCATCTGGTTCGCGAGCAGGTGATGGCGACCTCGGCGGCGGGTCAGGACCATCGGCGCGTACAGAGCGTGCTCGCCCAACGTCGGTCCCGGTCGCAGAAATTCTTCTCCTCAGCCGCAGGTCGCTGGGACCGCCTTCGCGCCGAGCTGTTCGGAATGCGATCCGATCTGATGGGACTACTCGGCCTGATCGACGACTCATGGATCGTCGGAGATCTGGGATGCGGCACGGGGCAGACCAGCGAGCTCGTCGCGCCTTTCGCGCGGCGTGTCATCGCCGTGGACGATTCGGTACCCATGATCTCCGCGGCTCGAAAGCGCCTCGCATCGTTCGGCAATGTCTCGGTGCGCCAAGGCTCGCTCGAGGAGCTTCCGATCGAGGATTCATCGCTCGACGTCGCACTCCTCTTTCTCGTCCTGCATTACATTGTCGAGCCGGAGCTGGCGATCGCCGAAGCTCACCGTGTGCTGAAGCCGGGGGGCCGGCTGATCATCGTCGACATAGCCCCCCACGACAGAGAGGATCTCGTGCACGAGATGGGGCACGTCTGGCGTGGGTTTTCCGAGCAGCAGCTGAGCGAGCTGTTTCAAACCGCCGGCTTCCCTGCCGTGCGGTATCATCCACTTCCCGCCGATGCATCCGCAAAGGGGCCTACTCTTTTCACCGCTGTAGCGAGGCGGCTGC